One part of the Sphingobium yanoikuyae genome encodes these proteins:
- a CDS encoding aminotransferase class IV, translating into MSVADGRYDLLETMAFDPHEGVRLLELHLGRLKDSAQALGFAFDRHSVRNELQAATFRLRELSRVRLLVSRQGSVSIEVREHRTWPKAIMQVKVVPRLAAATDPRLEHKTTDRSLYRDALQRGGTYEVLMTDEQGYLTEGCFSSIFVERGDKLVTPPASRGLLRGILRQSLLDMGEAVEGDLRIHDLERGFFIGNASRGMVAASLVR; encoded by the coding sequence ATGTCGGTGGCTGACGGACGATATGATCTGCTCGAGACCATGGCCTTCGATCCGCATGAAGGCGTGCGTCTGCTGGAACTGCATCTGGGCCGGCTGAAGGACAGCGCGCAGGCGCTGGGCTTCGCCTTCGACCGCCACAGCGTGCGCAACGAGCTTCAGGCCGCCACTTTCCGCCTGCGCGAACTCAGCCGCGTGCGGCTGTTGGTGTCGCGCCAGGGCTCGGTGTCGATCGAGGTGCGCGAACATCGCACCTGGCCCAAGGCGATCATGCAGGTGAAGGTCGTGCCCCGGCTCGCCGCCGCCACTGATCCCCGGCTGGAGCACAAGACCACCGACCGCTCCCTCTATCGCGACGCGCTGCAGCGCGGCGGCACCTATGAGGTGCTGATGACCGACGAACAGGGCTATCTGACCGAAGGCTGCTTCTCCTCCATCTTCGTCGAGCGGGGCGACAAGCTGGTGACGCCGCCGGCCTCGCGCGGGCTGCTGCGCGGAATCCTGCGCCAGAGCCTGCTCGATATGGGCGAGGCGGTGGAGGGCGATCTGCGCATCCATGATCTGGAACGCGGCTTCTTCATCGGCAATGCGTCGCGCGGGATGGTCGCGGCCTCGCTGGTCCGATAG
- a CDS encoding pyridoxal phosphate-dependent aminotransferase — MSQTSAALGRIQPSATLAMSARVNALKAEGVDVIGLSAGEPDFDTPDFVKEAGIEAIRKNLTRYTDVDGTADVKEAVAFKFKRDNGLIYKRSQISVNSGGKHTLFNALVATVDVGDEVIIPAPYWVSYPDIVNFAGGTPVFIEGPASQGYKITPAQLDAAITPRTKWVMLNSPSNPSGAAYSATELKALGEVLLRHPHVLVMTDDMYEHVWYAPTPFATIAQVCPDLYDRTLTVNGCSKAFSMTGWRIGFAGGPEWIIKAMGKLQSQSTSNPCSISQAAAVAALTGPQDFLEERNAAFKKRRDMVVAMLNDAPGLDCPTPEGAFYVYPDASGVIGKVTPKGQRIDSDEALIGYFLDEAKVAAVHGAAFGLSPAFRISYATSEEVLKTACVRIQEACAALK, encoded by the coding sequence ATGAGCCAGACTTCCGCAGCCCTCGGTCGCATCCAGCCCTCCGCCACCCTGGCGATGAGCGCGCGCGTGAATGCCCTTAAAGCCGAAGGCGTGGACGTCATTGGTCTTTCGGCCGGCGAACCCGATTTCGACACGCCCGATTTCGTGAAAGAGGCGGGGATCGAGGCCATTCGCAAGAATCTGACCCGCTATACCGACGTCGACGGCACCGCCGACGTCAAGGAAGCCGTCGCCTTCAAGTTCAAGCGCGACAATGGCCTCATCTACAAGCGCAGCCAGATCAGCGTGAACTCGGGCGGCAAGCACACCCTGTTCAACGCGTTGGTCGCCACCGTCGACGTGGGCGATGAAGTCATCATCCCGGCGCCCTATTGGGTCAGCTATCCCGACATCGTGAACTTCGCCGGCGGCACGCCCGTGTTCATCGAAGGGCCGGCCAGCCAGGGCTACAAGATCACCCCGGCCCAGCTCGACGCCGCGATCACCCCGCGCACCAAGTGGGTGATGCTCAATTCGCCGTCCAACCCGTCGGGCGCCGCTTATTCGGCGACCGAACTCAAGGCGCTGGGCGAAGTGCTGCTGCGTCACCCGCATGTGCTGGTGATGACCGACGACATGTATGAGCATGTCTGGTACGCGCCGACCCCCTTCGCCACCATCGCCCAGGTGTGCCCGGACCTTTATGACCGCACGCTGACGGTCAATGGCTGTTCCAAGGCCTTCTCGATGACCGGCTGGCGCATCGGTTTCGCCGGTGGCCCTGAATGGATCATCAAGGCGATGGGCAAGCTGCAGTCGCAGTCGACCAGCAACCCCTGCTCGATCAGCCAGGCCGCTGCCGTGGCTGCGCTGACCGGCCCGCAGGATTTCCTCGAAGAGCGCAATGCCGCTTTCAAGAAGCGCCGCGACATGGTCGTCGCCATGCTGAACGACGCGCCGGGCCTCGACTGCCCGACGCCTGAAGGCGCCTTCTATGTCTATCCCGACGCCAGCGGCGTGATCGGCAAGGTGACGCCCAAGGGCCAGCGGATCGACAGCGACGAAGCGCTGATCGGCTATTTCCTCGACGAAGCGAAGGTCGCGGCCGTCCATGGCGCCGCCTTCGGCCTCTCGCCGGCCTTCCGCATCAGCTATGCGACCTCGGAAGAGGTACTCAAGACCGCCTGCGTGCGCATCCAGGAAGCCTGTGCAGCGCTGAAATAA